One Cervus canadensis isolate Bull #8, Minnesota chromosome 1, ASM1932006v1, whole genome shotgun sequence genomic window carries:
- the LOC122437619 gene encoding probable low-specificity L-threonine aldolase 2 — protein sequence MLRRLARAATPRHRVFWARRSGSLAEVPTYVVDLRSDTVTKPGPAMRRAMAEAVVGDDDYGEDPTVRELQATAAELLGVEQTLFVPTNTMANLISVMCHCRRRGSQLLLGQECHLHVYEQGGVAQIAGVHSHPLPDLPYGTLDLTELERLVTRSLGSPYHLVCELICLENTHSSSGGRVLPLEYLRQVHLLARSHGVRVHLDGARLMNAAVALGVPPARIVEHCDSVSLCFSKGLGAPVGALVGGPKDFIEEAWRLRKALGGGMRQAGVLAAAALVGLADAEEMLQKDHQNAQRFAKGLQELASPVCSVDPTAVETNMVMVRVDGLPPEELCRRLQAVSSDEAAQTGRAVRVLVFPWTERSVRAVWHRDVSAQDTELALGKWAFVLRTLRLGQDGRS from the exons ATGCTCCGCAGACTGGCCCGGGCCGCGACCCCGCGGCACCGGGTCTTCTGGGCGCGGAGGTCTGGGAGCCTGGCGGAGGTTCCGACGTACGTGGTGGACCTGCGCAGCGACACGGTGACCAAGCCCGGGCCGGCCATGAGGCGCGCCATGGCCGAGGCCGTCGTGGGGGACGACGACTACGGCGAGGACCCCACCGTCCGCG AGCTGCAGGCCACGGCTGCGGAGCTGCTTGGGGTGGAGCAGACCCTGTTCGTGCCCACAAACACCATGGCCAACCTCATCTCTG TGATGTGTCACTGCCGGCGCCGGGGCTCCCAGCTCCTCCTGGGGCAGGAATGCCACCTCCATGTCTATGAGCAGGGCGGGGTGGCTCAG ATCGCAGGGGTgcactcccaccccctcccagacCTGCCCTACGGCACCCTGGACCTGACTGAGCTGGAGAGGCTGGTCACACGGAGCCTTGGGAGCCCCTACCACCTGGTCTGTGAGCTCATTTGCCTGGAGAACACCCACAGCAGCTCCGGGGGCCGGGTCCTCCCCTTGGAATACCTACGCCAG GTGCACTTGCTGGCCCGAAGCCATGGGGTCCGTGTCCACCTGGACGGGGCGCGGTTGATGAATGCCGCGGTGGCTCTGGGCGTGCCCCCAGCCCGCATCGTGGAGCACTGTGactctgtgtctctctgttttTCCAAG GGCCTTGGTGCACCAGTGGGGGCCCTGGTTGGGGGACCCAAGGACTTCATTGAAGAAGCCTGGCGCCTCCGGAAAGCCCTGGGTGGAGGGATGCGCCAGGCGGGGGTGCTGGCCGCAGCTGCCCTGGTGGGACTGGCTGACGCCGAGGAGATGTTGCAGAAAGACCACCAGAACGCCCAGAGATTTGCCAAAG GGCTCCAGGAATTGGCGTCCCCCGTCTGCTCCGTGGATCCCACCGCCGTGGAGACCAACATGGTGATGGTGAGAGTGGACGGGCTGCCGCCCGAGGAGCTGTGCCGGCGCCTGCAGGCCGTGAGCTCGGACGAGGCGGCCCAGACTGGCCGCGCGGTGCGCGTGCTGGTCTTCCCCTGGACGGAGCGGTCGGTGCGCGCCGTGTGGCACCGGGACGTCTCCGCGCAGGACACAGAGCTGGCGCTGGGAAAGTGGGCGTTCGTGCTGAGGACCCTCCGCCTTGGCCAGGATGGACGGAGCTGA